A portion of the Candidatus Neomarinimicrobiota bacterium genome contains these proteins:
- a CDS encoding peptidylprolyl isomerase translates to MSQQWNTPPELQIDTAKNYACEIVTNKGSIKLDLYAAHAPKTVNNFIFLAREGYYDAVAFHRVIPNFMVQGGDPTGTGMGGPGYQFEDEFAGNPNRHIDNVISMANAGPGTNGSQFFITHDSQPHLDGRHTVFGKLTEGLDVLNSIQQGDVMQKVIITEG, encoded by the coding sequence ATGTCACAACAATGGAACACCCCCCCAGAACTTCAGATCGACACCGCCAAGAACTACGCCTGCGAGATAGTAACCAATAAAGGCAGCATCAAACTGGACCTATATGCAGCCCATGCCCCAAAAACGGTCAACAACTTCATCTTTCTTGCCAGAGAGGGATATTATGATGCAGTCGCCTTTCACAGAGTCATCCCCAACTTCATGGTTCAAGGTGGAGATCCAACAGGTACGGGAATGGGTGGTCCTGGATATCAATTCGAAGATGAGTTTGCCGGAAACCCCAATCGCCATATTGACAATGTCATCTCAATGGCCAATGCCGGTCCGGGAACCAATGGTTCCCAGTTCTTTATCACCCACGATTCCCAACCTCATCTGGATGGTCGTCACACAGTTTTCGGAAAACTGACAGAGGGTCTCGATGTCCTCAACAGCATCCAGCAGGGTGATGTCATGCAAAAGGTCATCATCACTGAAGGATAG